A genomic region of Jeotgalibaca ciconiae contains the following coding sequences:
- the ant(6) gene encoding aminoglycoside 6-adenylyltransferase gives MRSEKEIFELFLNFAQEDERIRIVTLEGSRTNPTIPDDGFKDYDLSYFVTDMKPYQQNDEWLDIFGKRLILQKPEDMELYPPELGNWYSYLMLFEDGNKVDLSLIPLEKTDEYFENHDGLVEVLIDKDERILTNPIPTDRQYWIQKPSAAKFDDCCNEFWWVSTYVAKGLARKEFLFAVDHLNQIIRPSLLLMMSWKIGFEKGYQFSLGKNYKFIKKFLPEEDWEDLIKTFRCDGYEECWQALFLCHKLFRKYSNELASFHRYQYLDYDEKVSVYIKKIYQQDLEVDV, from the coding sequence ATGCGTAGTGAAAAAGAAATATTCGAACTCTTTCTTAACTTCGCTCAAGAAGATGAACGAATCCGCATTGTAACGCTGGAAGGATCAAGAACAAATCCTACGATTCCGGATGATGGCTTTAAAGATTATGATTTATCATATTTTGTGACAGATATGAAACCATACCAACAAAATGACGAATGGCTTGATATTTTTGGCAAGCGGCTGATTTTACAAAAACCCGAAGATATGGAACTTTATCCACCGGAATTAGGGAATTGGTATTCTTATTTGATGTTATTCGAAGATGGGAATAAAGTTGATTTATCTCTCATTCCTTTAGAAAAAACGGACGAATATTTTGAGAATCATGATGGATTGGTAGAAGTGCTAATTGATAAAGATGAACGGATTCTAACGAATCCCATCCCAACGGATAGGCAATATTGGATTCAGAAGCCTAGTGCAGCTAAATTTGATGATTGCTGTAATGAGTTTTGGTGGGTAAGTACTTATGTTGCGAAAGGACTGGCACGAAAAGAATTCTTGTTTGCTGTAGACCATTTGAATCAAATCATCCGCCCGTCATTATTATTGATGATGTCTTGGAAAATTGGATTTGAAAAAGGATATCAATTTAGCTTAGGAAAGAATTACAAGTTCATTAAAAAATTTCTTCCTGAAGAAGATTGGGAGGACCTGATCAAGACCTTCCGTTGTGACGGTTACGAGGAATGTTGGCAAGCACTGTTTCTTTGCCATAAATTATTTCGCAAATATTCAAACGAATTAGCTTCGTTCCATCGTTACCAATACCTTGATTATGATGAAAAAGTAAGTGTGTATATTAAAAAAATATACCAGCAAGATTTGGAGGTGGATGTATGA
- a CDS encoding FAD/NAD(P)-binding protein translates to MRIAVVGMGVAGVSVVIAMAKHREYKEHEIVIYDKPDTFGTGLPYQPDSELLLLNQTADTMSLDYEDEMGFVKWVEKKKGCNDSAKKHLPRSWYGQYMQEKLEEAVKELNPIIVKEEVTSLEKKEGGTFLVQSNTGEKNFDLIHLCIGHLPYQDPYQLIDNPCFIYHPYPAQEKLANIEKGLRVGVVGTSLTAIDMMRFLKHEKEEIELHFFSDTGRFSTLRGNEPKFNLHYLTLERLNKEKENNNGFVSLEKIFQWFKQECADKEINWADVLEAFGEGTKDQLKKQLTNEGDLGRLQSLLHHLDDLLPEFWLALNEGDKQQFLEKYRDSFEIIRSPIPRETVQELVNWWEKGELTVRGGMQEVVELADSFEVVFETKETVEVDYLINATGQNKKVEQSRYQSKLLNQLINQRILQPETFGGVQVLWPSSEAISQRHGVFENLFVHGQLIQGIQYGNNTAGMLVKHAHEVVTKIV, encoded by the coding sequence ATGAGAATTGCTGTAGTTGGTATGGGAGTGGCAGGCGTCAGCGTAGTAATCGCGATGGCCAAGCACCGTGAGTATAAGGAACATGAAATTGTGATTTATGATAAGCCTGATACATTTGGAACAGGTTTGCCTTATCAGCCAGATTCCGAATTGTTATTATTAAATCAAACAGCAGATACGATGAGTTTAGATTATGAGGATGAAATGGGATTTGTAAAATGGGTAGAAAAGAAAAAAGGATGTAATGATAGTGCAAAAAAACATCTACCTCGTTCCTGGTATGGGCAATATATGCAAGAAAAATTAGAGGAAGCTGTAAAAGAACTCAATCCTATCATTGTAAAAGAAGAAGTGACTTCACTTGAAAAAAAGGAGGGGGGAACTTTTCTCGTTCAATCCAATACAGGAGAAAAAAATTTCGATCTAATTCATTTGTGTATCGGACATCTACCTTATCAAGATCCGTATCAGTTGATAGATAACCCTTGTTTCATTTATCATCCCTATCCGGCTCAAGAAAAGCTCGCAAATATTGAAAAAGGTCTGCGCGTAGGGGTGGTTGGGACTAGCTTGACTGCCATTGATATGATGCGATTTTTGAAACACGAAAAAGAAGAAATAGAATTACACTTTTTTTCGGATACAGGGCGGTTCTCTACTTTACGAGGAAATGAGCCAAAATTTAACTTACATTATCTTACCTTGGAACGTTTAAACAAAGAGAAAGAAAACAACAATGGCTTTGTTTCTTTGGAAAAAATTTTCCAATGGTTTAAACAAGAGTGTGCGGATAAGGAGATTAACTGGGCTGATGTATTGGAAGCCTTCGGGGAGGGAACAAAGGACCAGTTGAAAAAACAGCTAACGAATGAAGGAGATTTAGGGAGATTGCAATCATTGCTCCATCATTTAGATGATTTACTTCCTGAATTTTGGTTAGCATTAAATGAAGGTGATAAACAACAGTTTCTTGAGAAATACCGGGATTCGTTTGAGATCATTCGCAGTCCCATACCAAGAGAAACGGTACAAGAATTAGTTAATTGGTGGGAGAAGGGCGAGTTGACTGTTCGAGGTGGGATGCAAGAGGTCGTTGAATTAGCTGATTCGTTTGAAGTGGTTTTCGAAACGAAAGAAACAGTTGAAGTAGATTACTTAATTAATGCTACAGGACAAAATAAAAAAGTAGAACAATCCCGTTATCAATCAAAATTACTCAACCAATTAATAAACCAACGTATTTTACAGCCAGAAACGTTTGGGGGAGTCCAAGTGTTGTGGCCTAGTTCAGAAGCGATTAGTCAACGCCATGGTGTATTCGAAAACTTATTTGTTCACGGCCAACTCATTCAGGGAATCCAATATGGCAATAATACTGCAGGCATGCTGGTGAAGCACGCTCATGAAGTAGTGACAAAAATAGTATAA
- a CDS encoding GNAT family N-acetyltransferase — protein sequence MIRHALPADSAILFDLLLEIFQDMELDILTIVPPQKFKKIMVECMQQDFFRYSYKNGIIFEEDGEIQGCCFGYKGELEKELNEPFQRLLVDYGITSSTALFPDAETFAGEWYLDSLVTSKHYRGKGIASQLLQAIPAFALQTGETIIGLNCDQNNSGARKLYEKNGFKKISEMTLSGHVYDHMQKNT from the coding sequence ATGATTCGTCACGCTTTGCCTGCAGATTCTGCTATCTTATTTGATTTACTGCTAGAGATATTCCAAGATATGGAACTAGATATCCTAACAATCGTCCCACCTCAAAAATTTAAAAAGATAATGGTGGAATGTATGCAGCAAGATTTTTTCCGTTACAGTTACAAAAACGGCATTATTTTCGAAGAGGATGGTGAAATCCAAGGTTGTTGCTTCGGATACAAAGGAGAATTGGAAAAAGAGCTGAATGAGCCTTTCCAACGTCTTTTAGTAGACTATGGAATTACCTCTTCTACAGCGCTTTTCCCGGATGCTGAAACCTTTGCTGGTGAATGGTATCTCGACTCGCTTGTTACTTCAAAACACTACCGCGGCAAAGGAATTGCCAGCCAATTGCTCCAAGCAATTCCTGCATTTGCTTTGCAAACTGGGGAAACGATTATTGGCCTGAACTGTGATCAAAATAATAGCGGCGCTCGAAAGCTTTATGAAAAAAATGGTTTTAAAAAGATTTCCGAAATGACCTTAAGCGGCCATGTTTATGACCACATGCAAAAAAATACTTAA
- a CDS encoding DUF488 domain-containing protein, whose amino-acid sequence MGDLKIKRVYEDYEKEDGTRILIDRLWPRGVKKEDAKIDKWIKEIAPTPELRKWFHKDIERFYEFKERYRKELANNEETSSAVTEVLENLQEDDVTLIFAAKDEQRNHAKVLQEFLEEKR is encoded by the coding sequence ATGGGTGATTTAAAGATAAAGCGTGTGTACGAAGATTATGAAAAAGAAGATGGAACCCGAATCTTGATTGATCGTTTGTGGCCGCGCGGTGTAAAAAAAGAAGATGCAAAAATTGATAAATGGATAAAGGAAATTGCCCCGACTCCTGAATTGCGGAAATGGTTCCACAAAGATATCGAACGTTTTTATGAGTTTAAGGAACGTTACCGAAAAGAATTAGCAAATAATGAAGAGACGAGTTCTGCTGTAACAGAAGTATTAGAAAATTTACAAGAGGATGATGTCACACTGATTTTTGCTGCAAAAGACGAGCAACGGAACCATGCGAAAGTACTGCAAGAATTTCTAGAAGAAAAGAGATAG